A single window of Pyxicephalus adspersus chromosome 10, UCB_Pads_2.0, whole genome shotgun sequence DNA harbors:
- the TAPBPL gene encoding tapasin-related protein isoform X2, with amino-acid sequence MKKIGHIIVGLILTLNSSLFQCAAVPQIQQAVDVLLPCEYVLMEQGSAGLSFTRQKMTLVLRNLTVTEEQQSDPLPEYQTPEDTEVPIFEATVNLPPLPFVERLLHVECEGEEIPCEFTPLYSKFYIAHIRLPEINIALVAKAESDVDPDQPLSEKSIIPLTADILISSSPPSQMASVSKEVNLNCQVWGDVEDVDIEWHLQKEGKGKKINPEEDSHISIEQKKQEWKEDSSLTIDKLTVHYEGTYICAVSLGLHRLQQILQLKIKEPPRVTLSLIKDPVPSVICHTDRYYPLDVEVEWLLNGAPLTDTTPVTSSHRRNSDGTYNLFSQLQVSIPAPGASSHKYTCVVSHVSSEEPILIDIIVSPPGSLDNKQSKLGRHGSCSLHLSSSEWVKLVEFPSYGKEG; translated from the exons ATGAAGAAAATTGGACATATAATCGTTGGACTGATCCTGACGCTGAACA GTTCTCTGTTCCAGTGTGCAGCGGTACCCCAGATTCAGCAGGCTGTAGACGTTCTTCTCCCCTGTGAATATGTCTTGATGGAACAGGGATCGGCTGGACTTTCATTCACACGACAAAAGATGACGCTCGTCCTGCGCAACCTTACCGTAACAGAGGAACAGCAGTCAGACCCTCTGCCCGAATATCAGACCCCAGAGGACACGGAGGTGCCTATATTTGAGGCCACAG TAAATTTGCCTCCTCTGCCATTTGTGGAGCGTTTGCTTCATGTAGAATGTGAGGGAGAAGAGATCCCGTGTGAGTTCACTCCGCTGTATTCCAAGTTCTACATCGCCCACATCCGTCTGCCGGAGATTAACATCGCCCTAGTGGCCAAAGCAGAATCTGATGTAGATCCAGACCAGCCTTTGAGTGAAAAAAGCATTATACCATTAACAG CTGATATTCTGATATCATCCAGTCCGCCGTCACAAATGGCCTCTGTCTCCAAAGAAGTCAACCTTAACTGTCAAGTGTGGGGTGACGTTGAAGATGTGGACATTGAGTGGCATCTGCAGAAGGAAGGCAAAGGGAAAAAGATAAATCCCGAAGAAGATTCTCATATCTCTATTGAACAGAAGAAACAGGAATGGAAGGAAGATTCCTCCCTGACCATAGATAAGCTTACTGTGCATTATGAGGGCACGTACATATGTGCCGTGAGTCTAGGACTACACCGCCTACAGCAAATCCTCCAGCTGAAGATCAAAG AACCTCCTCGGGTTACGCTTTCTCTGATCAAAGATCCAGTTCCATCGGTGATCTGCCACACTGACCGATACTATCCTCTGGATGTGGAAGTAGAATGGCTGCTGAATGGTGCGCCGCTTACGGACACTACCCCTGTCACCTCTAGTCATCGCAGGAATAGTGATGGGACTTATAACTTGTTCAGTCAACTCCAAGTGTCCATCCCTGCACCGGGGGCCTCTTCTCATAAATATACCTGCGTTGTGTCCCATGTGTCAAGTGAGGAACCTATCCTGATTGACATCATCGTCTCCCCGCCAG
- the TAPBPL gene encoding tapasin-related protein isoform X1, with translation MKKIGHIIVGLILTLNSSLFQCAAVPQIQQAVDVLLPCEYVLMEQGSAGLSFTRQKMTLVLRNLTVTEEQQSDPLPEYQTPEDTEVPIFEATVNLPPLPFVERLLHVECEGEEIPCEFTPLYSKFYIAHIRLPEINIALVAKAESDVDPDQPLSEKSIIPLTADILISSSPPSQMASVSKEVNLNCQVWGDVEDVDIEWHLQKEGKGKKINPEEDSHISIEQKKQEWKEDSSLTIDKLTVHYEGTYICAVSLGLHRLQQILQLKIKEPPRVTLSLIKDPVPSVICHTDRYYPLDVEVEWLLNGAPLTDTTPVTSSHRRNSDGTYNLFSQLQVSIPAPGASSHKYTCVVSHVSSEEPILIDIIVSPPEPSLLFQIICFTSSLILLAFMLKAIHMFARTVPHGVEKDKKLS, from the exons ATGAAGAAAATTGGACATATAATCGTTGGACTGATCCTGACGCTGAACA GTTCTCTGTTCCAGTGTGCAGCGGTACCCCAGATTCAGCAGGCTGTAGACGTTCTTCTCCCCTGTGAATATGTCTTGATGGAACAGGGATCGGCTGGACTTTCATTCACACGACAAAAGATGACGCTCGTCCTGCGCAACCTTACCGTAACAGAGGAACAGCAGTCAGACCCTCTGCCCGAATATCAGACCCCAGAGGACACGGAGGTGCCTATATTTGAGGCCACAG TAAATTTGCCTCCTCTGCCATTTGTGGAGCGTTTGCTTCATGTAGAATGTGAGGGAGAAGAGATCCCGTGTGAGTTCACTCCGCTGTATTCCAAGTTCTACATCGCCCACATCCGTCTGCCGGAGATTAACATCGCCCTAGTGGCCAAAGCAGAATCTGATGTAGATCCAGACCAGCCTTTGAGTGAAAAAAGCATTATACCATTAACAG CTGATATTCTGATATCATCCAGTCCGCCGTCACAAATGGCCTCTGTCTCCAAAGAAGTCAACCTTAACTGTCAAGTGTGGGGTGACGTTGAAGATGTGGACATTGAGTGGCATCTGCAGAAGGAAGGCAAAGGGAAAAAGATAAATCCCGAAGAAGATTCTCATATCTCTATTGAACAGAAGAAACAGGAATGGAAGGAAGATTCCTCCCTGACCATAGATAAGCTTACTGTGCATTATGAGGGCACGTACATATGTGCCGTGAGTCTAGGACTACACCGCCTACAGCAAATCCTCCAGCTGAAGATCAAAG AACCTCCTCGGGTTACGCTTTCTCTGATCAAAGATCCAGTTCCATCGGTGATCTGCCACACTGACCGATACTATCCTCTGGATGTGGAAGTAGAATGGCTGCTGAATGGTGCGCCGCTTACGGACACTACCCCTGTCACCTCTAGTCATCGCAGGAATAGTGATGGGACTTATAACTTGTTCAGTCAACTCCAAGTGTCCATCCCTGCACCGGGGGCCTCTTCTCATAAATATACCTGCGTTGTGTCCCATGTGTCAAGTGAGGAACCTATCCTGATTGACATCATCGTCTCCCCGCCAG AACCTTCGCTACTCTTCCAGATCATCTGTTttacttcctcactcatcctCTTGGCCTTTATGCTCAAAGCCATCCATATGTTTGCACGGACAGTTCCTCATGGAGTGGAGAAGGATAAAAAGTTATCTTGA